From the genome of Pseudomonas sp. AB6, one region includes:
- a CDS encoding transcriptional regulator yields the protein MTDYNWGLIERLLHEVQNGSGKSFAPRAYAEQHAAALDAEGSPVGNLDELKALAADYESLLFKRGFIETRPEEEGGSGENFILTPRGASLLALLDSSIPGNDHPRQVLDEQADALDPDTFDSVASKAQIA from the coding sequence ATGACGGACTATAACTGGGGTCTTATCGAGCGCCTGCTCCACGAAGTACAAAATGGTTCAGGCAAAAGTTTCGCCCCGCGCGCTTATGCGGAGCAACACGCTGCTGCACTGGACGCGGAAGGCTCGCCGGTCGGCAATCTGGATGAGCTCAAAGCGTTGGCGGCTGATTACGAGTCACTGTTGTTCAAGCGAGGCTTTATCGAAACCCGCCCAGAAGAAGAGGGTGGTAGCGGTGAAAATTTCATCCTGACCCCGCGTGGTGCCAGTCTTTTGGCCCTGCTGGACAGTAGCATTCCGGGTAATGACCACCCGCGTCAGGTGCTGGACGAACAGGCCGACGCGCTGGATCCGGATACTTTCGACAGTGTGGCATCTAAAGCTCAGATCGCTTGA
- a CDS encoding DsbA family oxidoreductase, whose translation MNSDQPLKVDIWSDYVCPFCYLQLSIVDQLQQEYGSRITVQWHAFELRPEPLATLDPGADYLRATWLQAVYPMAQKRKVLMKLPPVQPRSRNVLEAAAFAKAHGKFESFHREAFRAFFEFGRNIGDIPELLDVGSRAGLDPQALGSALSNHHYTDQIVADEGLADELGLRAVPAFLIRRADQPLSEAVVLNGTMSLGPFKREIDRLCA comes from the coding sequence ATGAACAGCGACCAACCTTTGAAAGTCGACATCTGGAGCGACTATGTTTGTCCCTTTTGCTACCTGCAACTGTCGATAGTCGATCAGTTGCAGCAGGAATACGGGTCACGTATTACGGTGCAATGGCATGCGTTCGAGCTGCGTCCGGAACCGCTTGCAACACTCGATCCAGGCGCCGACTATCTGCGCGCCACGTGGCTGCAAGCCGTGTATCCAATGGCGCAAAAACGCAAGGTATTGATGAAGTTACCTCCCGTTCAACCGCGTAGCCGCAACGTTTTGGAAGCAGCAGCGTTCGCCAAAGCTCACGGTAAGTTCGAGAGTTTTCACAGAGAAGCGTTTCGAGCATTCTTCGAATTCGGGCGTAACATTGGCGACATTCCGGAGCTGCTTGACGTGGGCAGCCGTGCGGGTCTAGACCCTCAAGCGTTAGGTAGCGCTTTGTCGAATCATCATTACACCGATCAGATAGTCGCTGACGAAGGACTTGCCGATGAATTGGGGTTGCGCGCGGTGCCGGCTTTTTTGATTCGTCGAGCTGATCAGCCCTTAAGCGAGGCGGTGGTGCTGAACGGAACGATGAGTCTCGGCCCGTTCAAACGGGAGATCGACCGGCTTTGCGCGTAA
- a CDS encoding DEAD/DEAH box helicase, which produces MFSQFALHERLLKAVAELNFIEPTPVQAAAIPLALEGRDLRVTAQTGSGKTAAFVLPMLNRLMGPAKVRVDIRAVILLPTRELAQQTLKEVERFSQFTFIKSGLITGGEDFKVQAAMLRKVPDILIGTPGRLLEQLNAGNLDLSQVELLILDEADRMLDMGFAEDVERLAGECKNRQQTLLFSATTGGAGLREMIGRVLTDPQHLQVNSISELAPGTRQQIITADHNSHKEKIVHWLLANETYQKAIIFTNTRAMADRLYGRLVALEYKAFVLHGDKDQKDRKLAIDRLKQGGVKILVATDVAARGLDVDGLDMVINFDMPRSGDDYVHRIGRTGRAGGEGLAISLICHGDWNLMSSVERYLKQSFERRTIKEVKGTYGGPKKVKASGKAVGVKKKVKAGDKKADKKGSAKSPTKRKITNRPKTDALSLVSADGKAPLKKRKPQEPAAE; this is translated from the coding sequence GTGTTTTCCCAATTCGCCCTGCACGAACGCCTGCTTAAAGCCGTGGCCGAGCTTAATTTTATCGAGCCCACGCCTGTGCAAGCAGCGGCCATTCCGCTGGCACTCGAAGGGCGTGACCTGCGGGTGACTGCGCAAACGGGTAGTGGTAAAACCGCGGCTTTCGTATTGCCAATGCTTAACCGCCTGATGGGCCCGGCCAAGGTTCGCGTAGATATCCGCGCCGTGATCCTGTTGCCCACCCGCGAGCTCGCGCAGCAGACCCTAAAGGAAGTTGAGCGTTTCTCTCAGTTCACTTTCATCAAATCCGGCCTGATCACTGGCGGTGAGGACTTTAAAGTCCAGGCCGCTATGCTGCGTAAGGTACCGGACATTTTGATCGGTACCCCGGGGCGTCTGCTTGAGCAGCTCAATGCCGGTAATCTGGATCTGTCCCAAGTCGAGTTGCTGATTCTCGACGAAGCGGATCGCATGCTGGACATGGGGTTTGCCGAAGACGTTGAACGCTTGGCTGGTGAATGTAAAAACCGTCAGCAAACCCTGCTGTTCTCGGCGACCACCGGTGGCGCCGGTCTGCGTGAAATGATTGGTCGGGTGCTGACTGATCCGCAGCACTTGCAGGTCAACAGCATCAGTGAATTAGCCCCAGGTACCCGTCAGCAAATCATCACCGCTGACCACAATAGTCATAAAGAAAAAATCGTCCATTGGCTCTTGGCTAATGAGACTTACCAGAAAGCGATCATTTTCACCAATACCCGTGCCATGGCCGATCGCCTTTACGGTCGTCTGGTGGCGCTGGAATATAAAGCGTTCGTGCTACACGGCGACAAGGACCAGAAAGACCGCAAATTGGCCATCGATCGTCTGAAGCAGGGCGGCGTGAAGATCCTGGTCGCGACTGATGTTGCAGCCCGTGGTCTGGACGTTGATGGTCTGGACATGGTCATCAACTTCGACATGCCCCGCAGCGGTGACGATTATGTACACCGTATCGGTCGTACCGGTCGTGCCGGTGGCGAAGGTCTGGCGATTTCCCTGATCTGCCATGGCGACTGGAACCTGATGTCCAGCGTCGAACGTTACCTGAAGCAGAGCTTCGAGCGTCGCACCATCAAGGAAGTCAAAGGCACTTACGGCGGACCTAAGAAGGTCAAGGCATCGGGCAAGGCTGTTGGCGTCAAGAAGAAGGTTAAAGCCGGCGACAAGAAGGCTGATAAAAAAGGCAGCGCCAAGTCGCCGACCAAACGCAAGATCACTAACCGGCCAAAAACCGATGCGTTGTCGTTGGTCAGTGCAGACGGTAAAGCACCGTTGAAGAAACGTAAGCCGCAAGAGCCTGCTGCGGAATAA
- a CDS encoding YihY/virulence factor BrkB family protein has product MIFPKLGDLPMRKVLMRTVNEFMDDEMSTYASALAYQMLFSLFPFLLFLIALIGFLHLPDFFSWLRLQSELVLPPQALDQVNPVIDQLQQSKGGLLSIGIVIALWTASAGVRLMMSAMNAAYDVPEGRPIWKRFPLSILYTIGIAGMLLAAAGLMVTGPQVMSWLAGQIGMQEFIVTLWTILRWPVIVVLLMVAVALMYFVMPDVKQEFRFITAGSVLAVVVWIVASLGFGYYVKTFSDYNAMYGSIGAIIVLLLYFYISAAVLLLGAEMNAVIEHMHAEGKNPGEKEAGGGVQRRPMTKHISGIAHHNSIPASVKADESSA; this is encoded by the coding sequence ATGATTTTTCCAAAGCTCGGCGACCTTCCCATGAGGAAGGTGTTAATGCGAACCGTCAACGAGTTTATGGATGACGAAATGTCGACCTATGCGTCGGCACTGGCTTATCAGATGCTGTTCTCGCTGTTCCCATTCTTGTTGTTTTTGATTGCCCTGATTGGTTTCCTGCATTTACCGGATTTTTTCTCTTGGCTGCGACTGCAATCAGAGTTGGTGTTGCCACCGCAAGCCCTTGATCAAGTTAATCCCGTGATCGATCAGTTACAGCAATCGAAGGGCGGACTGTTATCGATCGGTATCGTAATCGCATTATGGACCGCGTCGGCCGGTGTTCGCTTGATGATGAGCGCCATGAACGCTGCCTACGACGTTCCCGAAGGGCGTCCGATCTGGAAGCGTTTTCCGCTGTCGATCTTGTACACCATTGGCATCGCCGGGATGTTGCTTGCTGCCGCCGGACTCATGGTCACCGGGCCGCAAGTTATGAGTTGGTTGGCCGGACAAATCGGCATGCAGGAGTTCATCGTCACGCTGTGGACTATCCTTCGCTGGCCGGTAATCGTCGTGTTGCTGATGGTGGCGGTGGCTCTGATGTATTTCGTTATGCCTGACGTTAAGCAGGAGTTTCGGTTCATTACCGCAGGCTCGGTATTGGCGGTGGTGGTCTGGATTGTTGCTTCGCTAGGCTTTGGGTATTACGTGAAAACGTTTTCCGATTACAACGCTATGTACGGCAGTATTGGAGCAATCATCGTTCTACTGCTGTATTTCTATATTTCAGCGGCGGTCCTATTACTCGGCGCGGAGATGAATGCGGTGATTGAGCACATGCATGCGGAAGGCAAAAACCCCGGAGAAAAAGAAGCCGGGGGTGGCGTTCAGCGAAGGCCAATGACCAAACATATTTCGGGTATAGCGCACCATAATTCGATACCGGCCAGTGTGAAGGCTGACGAATCGTCGGCCTGA
- the def gene encoding peptide deformylase, protein MIYEILKMGDERLLRIAPPVPEAMFGTPELHALITDMFETMDSVGGVGLAAPQIGVDLQLVIFGFEHSERYPEADAVPQTVLLNPLITPLNPTVEEGWEGCLSVPGLRGMVDRYEHIRYEGFDPNGQPIQRTARGFHARVVQHECDHLIGRLYPSRITDFSKFGYMDVLFPDMDPNADE, encoded by the coding sequence ATGATTTACGAAATTCTGAAAATGGGCGACGAGCGCTTGTTGCGTATCGCCCCGCCGGTTCCCGAGGCAATGTTCGGTACGCCCGAACTCCACGCCCTGATCACTGACATGTTCGAAACGATGGACAGTGTCGGCGGCGTTGGTTTGGCAGCGCCTCAGATTGGGGTTGATCTACAGTTGGTGATCTTTGGTTTTGAACACAGCGAGCGTTACCCTGAAGCCGATGCAGTACCGCAAACGGTATTGCTTAATCCGCTGATCACTCCGCTGAACCCTACGGTGGAAGAGGGATGGGAAGGGTGCCTGTCAGTGCCGGGTTTACGCGGTATGGTAGATCGTTACGAGCATATTCGTTACGAGGGCTTTGACCCCAATGGTCAACCCATCCAGCGCACCGCCCGCGGTTTTCACGCGCGCGTGGTGCAGCATGAATGCGATCACCTGATCGGTCGGCTTTATCCATCAAGAATCACCGACTTCAGCAAGTTCGGCTATATGGACGTTCTGTTTCCAGACATGGACCCAAATGCCGACGAATGA
- a CDS encoding 3-phosphoglycerate kinase: MKKFCCVLLALLPITAFAYPIDVEKHLTGVSIDYTSYDTDYNLGSIKLNNYGDNAAECTVVFINGPESPRTRRVQLPAKASVDASAKFTRSIIKLRINLTCVAK; the protein is encoded by the coding sequence ATGAAGAAGTTCTGTTGTGTTTTGTTGGCACTGCTGCCCATCACTGCATTTGCGTACCCGATAGACGTAGAAAAACACCTCACGGGTGTCAGTATCGATTACACCAGCTACGACACGGATTACAACTTGGGCTCCATTAAGCTGAACAACTACGGCGACAACGCTGCCGAGTGCACCGTGGTGTTCATCAACGGCCCGGAGTCGCCGCGCACTCGTCGGGTGCAACTCCCCGCGAAAGCGAGCGTAGACGCTTCGGCGAAATTCACCCGCAGTATTATAAAGCTCCGGATTAATCTGACTTGCGTAGCAAAATAA
- a CDS encoding alpha/beta hydrolase: MAFFEHDGCSLHYEEYGQGSPLLLVHGLGSSCLDWEYQIPVLSARYRVIAMDVRGHGRSDKPNERYSIPGFSADLEALIEHLQLGPVHLVGLSMGAMIGFQLAVDQPQMLKSLCIVNSGPQVKIKYASDLLQWAKRWGLGRLLSMRVIGIGLGKNLFPNPEQADLRRKISERWAKNDKRAYLASFDAIVGWGVMSKLSRITCPTLVISADHDYTPVALKKIYVRLIRGARLVVINDSRHATPLDQPEVFNQTLLEFLDAAEAPSHP, from the coding sequence ATGGCCTTTTTTGAGCATGACGGTTGTTCGTTGCACTACGAAGAGTATGGCCAAGGTTCGCCACTGCTGTTGGTGCATGGACTGGGTTCCAGCTGCCTGGACTGGGAATACCAGATCCCGGTACTGTCCGCGCGTTACCGGGTCATCGCAATGGACGTACGCGGTCACGGGCGCTCGGACAAACCCAACGAGCGCTACAGCATCCCCGGCTTTAGCGCTGATCTAGAAGCGTTGATCGAGCATTTGCAGTTGGGACCGGTGCACTTGGTCGGACTGTCCATGGGCGCGATGATCGGTTTTCAACTGGCCGTCGATCAGCCGCAAATGCTCAAAAGCCTGTGTATCGTCAATAGTGGTCCGCAAGTCAAAATCAAATACGCCTCAGACCTGCTGCAATGGGCCAAGCGCTGGGGCTTGGGTCGCTTGCTGAGCATGCGGGTCATCGGCATAGGCCTGGGTAAGAACCTGTTTCCCAACCCCGAACAGGCTGATCTACGACGCAAAATTTCCGAGCGGTGGGCCAAAAACGACAAACGCGCTTACCTGGCGAGCTTTGATGCGATCGTCGGTTGGGGGGTAATGAGCAAGTTATCGCGCATCACTTGCCCGACGTTGGTCATCAGTGCCGATCACGACTACACACCCGTCGCCCTTAAGAAAATCTACGTTCGTTTAATCCGAGGCGCTCGATTGGTTGTGATCAACGATTCGCGCCATGCGACGCCACTGGATCAACCCGAGGTATTTAACCAAACGCTGCTCGAATTTCTCGACGCCGCAGAGGCTCCTTCCCACCCCTGA
- a CDS encoding CsbD family protein encodes MSSTGDKFKGMANEAVGNVKQSVGKATDNSKLKSEGKAQEIKGDTQQAVGKAKDAVKKGVDKA; translated from the coding sequence ATGAGCAGCACGGGCGATAAATTCAAAGGTATGGCCAACGAAGCAGTTGGTAACGTCAAACAAAGCGTAGGCAAAGCCACTGACAATTCGAAACTTAAATCTGAAGGAAAAGCCCAGGAAATCAAGGGTGATACCCAGCAAGCCGTGGGCAAAGCTAAAGATGCCGTGAAGAAGGGTGTCGATAAAGCCTAA
- a CDS encoding S1 RNA-binding domain-containing protein, whose amino-acid sequence MALVGRYNTLQVVKHTNFGLYLDGAQDGEILLPNRYIPKDIPSEDEDWLNVFVYLDSDDKLIATTEKPKVQVGEFASLKVLEVNSIGIFLDWGLSKDLLLPYSEEKRTMQAGEYCVVHVYLDKHTRRITATARLDRYLDKTPGDYKVGQEVNLLVAEATDMGFKAIINNKHWGLIHKNEVFKFLRPGKEEKGFIKEIRADGNISLSLQPVGEEAAGSLNSKILSKLRDNNGVLPVSDKSDPQVISSLFGVSKGNFKKAIGALYKQGLIVIHADRIELI is encoded by the coding sequence ATGGCTTTAGTCGGGCGCTACAACACTCTGCAAGTGGTTAAACACACCAACTTTGGCCTCTATCTAGACGGCGCACAGGACGGCGAAATTTTGCTGCCCAACCGCTACATCCCAAAAGATATCCCTAGTGAAGATGAGGATTGGCTCAATGTTTTCGTTTATCTGGACAGCGACGATAAGCTGATTGCCACCACTGAAAAACCTAAAGTTCAAGTCGGTGAATTTGCCAGCTTGAAAGTGCTAGAGGTGAACAGCATTGGTATCTTCCTTGATTGGGGTCTGTCGAAGGATTTGCTGCTGCCTTATTCCGAAGAAAAACGCACGATGCAGGCGGGCGAGTATTGCGTGGTCCACGTCTATCTGGACAAACACACACGCCGCATCACTGCAACCGCTCGGCTAGACCGTTACCTGGACAAGACGCCGGGTGATTACAAGGTCGGTCAGGAAGTTAATTTGCTGGTGGCTGAAGCGACTGATATGGGCTTCAAGGCCATTATCAATAACAAGCACTGGGGCCTGATCCACAAAAACGAAGTGTTCAAGTTTTTGCGTCCCGGCAAAGAAGAAAAAGGCTTCATCAAAGAAATTCGCGCCGATGGCAACATCAGTCTGAGCCTGCAACCGGTCGGTGAAGAAGCTGCCGGTAGCTTGAATTCGAAGATCCTGTCCAAGTTGCGCGACAACAATGGCGTGCTCCCTGTCAGCGATAAAAGCGATCCACAGGTCATCAGCAGTTTGTTCGGCGTCAGCAAAGGCAACTTCAAGAAAGCGATTGGCGCATTGTACAAACAGGGTCTTATCGTTATTCATGCGGATCGCATCGAACTGATATAA
- a CDS encoding LysR family transcriptional regulator: MKAPRVTLDQWRILQAVVDHGGFAQAAEALHRSQSSVSYTVARMQDQLGVPLLRIEGRKAVLTDAGGVLLRRSRQLVKQASQLEDLAHHMEQGWEAEVRLVVDAAYPNARLVRALTAFMPQSRGCRVRLREEVLSGVEEVLLEGVADLAISGFSIPGNLGSELSAVEFVAVAHPEHPLHQMHRELTFQDLESQLQVVIRDSGRSQPRDVGWLGAEQRWTVGSLATAATFVSSGLGFAWLPRHLIERELKDSLLKALPLDQGGSRHPVFYLYANKDKPSGPATQILIDLIRNFDTGPLTAGFPTPLQG; the protein is encoded by the coding sequence ATGAAAGCGCCCCGCGTGACCCTTGATCAATGGCGCATATTACAAGCGGTGGTTGACCATGGCGGCTTCGCTCAAGCCGCCGAAGCCTTGCATCGTTCCCAGTCATCGGTGAGCTACACCGTAGCGCGTATGCAGGATCAGCTTGGCGTTCCGCTATTGCGCATCGAAGGCCGTAAAGCCGTGCTCACAGATGCAGGCGGGGTGCTGCTTCGCCGCTCCCGACAACTGGTCAAACAGGCCAGTCAGCTAGAAGACCTTGCACATCATATGGAGCAGGGCTGGGAAGCAGAAGTGCGACTGGTGGTCGACGCCGCTTACCCCAACGCGCGGTTGGTGCGTGCGCTAACGGCGTTCATGCCGCAAAGTCGGGGCTGCCGCGTGCGGTTGCGTGAGGAAGTGCTGTCCGGCGTGGAAGAAGTGCTACTTGAAGGGGTTGCTGACCTGGCCATCAGTGGCTTTAGTATTCCTGGAAATCTGGGCAGCGAGTTGAGCGCCGTGGAATTCGTCGCGGTAGCCCACCCGGAACATCCGTTGCACCAAATGCACCGCGAGCTGACATTTCAGGACTTGGAGAGCCAACTGCAAGTCGTGATTCGTGACTCCGGCCGCTCTCAACCCCGCGATGTTGGCTGGCTCGGGGCCGAACAACGCTGGACAGTCGGCAGCCTGGCAACCGCCGCAACATTCGTCAGCAGCGGTCTCGGATTTGCCTGGTTGCCACGGCACCTGATCGAACGTGAGCTTAAAGACAGTCTGCTCAAAGCCCTTCCACTCGACCAAGGCGGTAGTCGTCACCCAGTCTTTTACCTTTACGCGAACAAGGACAAACCATCAGGACCAGCGACGCAGATCCTCATTGATCTAATTCGTAATTTCGACACGGGGCCGCTGACTGCGGGGTTCCCCACACCGCTACAGGGTTGA
- a CDS encoding DUF2177 family protein translates to MKKYLTAYVSTLLVFLVCDGIWLGLLMGPKYRIWLGALMVDTPVLGPALAFYLLYAVGIVVFGVMPALQRERAGRATAGSAFLGLMAYATYDLTNWATLQGWPAQLALVDLAWGVVASGLAGTGGYLITRKLQMRGYI, encoded by the coding sequence ATGAAAAAATACCTCACCGCCTATGTCAGCACGTTATTGGTATTCCTTGTGTGCGATGGAATTTGGCTCGGCTTGCTCATGGGGCCGAAGTACCGAATTTGGTTAGGCGCTTTAATGGTCGACACACCCGTATTAGGCCCTGCACTGGCTTTTTATCTGCTTTACGCGGTGGGCATCGTGGTGTTCGGAGTCATGCCCGCTTTGCAACGCGAGCGGGCAGGCAGGGCAACGGCCGGCAGTGCGTTTTTAGGGCTGATGGCGTACGCCACTTACGACCTGACTAATTGGGCCACATTACAAGGTTGGCCAGCACAGTTGGCCCTAGTGGATCTGGCTTGGGGGGTGGTTGCATCGGGGCTGGCAGGGACGGGCGGCTACCTGATAACCCGCAAGCTGCAAATGCGCGGGTATATCTAA
- a CDS encoding DUF6279 family lipoprotein has translation MRTPSQVVITLLITGFLMMSGCTRVGLAYRHLDIIIPWSINDYLGMTSTQKRWLDDRLKEHLRWHCTTQIPDYLIWLDRLQKMVETRQITELTLKARAAEGRLAIEHISKQVTPTAIELLSQLEDKQVQTLQEAFANDLREHKKEFVDLPLDKQIIDRTKRMENRLGPWMGTLTAPQHQRVVDWSVTLGEQNQLWIDNRTHWQGLFIAAVQQRKSPDFSQRVTPLLQDRESFWTPQYRQAYEHTEQAAISLLVDLMAQSTPDQRQRLTEKISDVRNDFANLSCLKEAPQLTQ, from the coding sequence ATGCGTACGCCATCCCAGGTCGTCATCACACTCTTGATAACGGGTTTTCTGATGATGTCTGGATGCACTCGTGTCGGATTAGCCTATCGCCATTTGGACATCATTATTCCCTGGTCGATTAATGACTATTTAGGAATGACCTCGACTCAGAAACGCTGGCTAGATGATCGCCTTAAAGAGCACTTGCGCTGGCACTGCACTACTCAAATCCCCGATTATCTGATTTGGCTGGACCGCTTGCAGAAGATGGTCGAAACCAGACAGATAACCGAGCTCACGCTTAAGGCGCGTGCTGCCGAAGGCCGATTGGCAATAGAACATATCTCCAAGCAGGTTACGCCAACGGCAATTGAACTGCTTAGTCAGTTAGAAGACAAACAGGTACAAACTCTGCAAGAGGCGTTTGCCAACGACCTGCGTGAGCACAAAAAAGAGTTTGTGGACCTGCCGCTAGACAAGCAGATTATTGATCGGACGAAGAGAATGGAAAATCGCCTTGGCCCATGGATGGGTACGTTGACCGCCCCTCAGCACCAACGCGTAGTCGACTGGTCAGTGACGCTCGGCGAGCAGAATCAATTGTGGATCGATAACCGCACACATTGGCAAGGGCTGTTCATCGCAGCCGTTCAGCAACGAAAATCACCCGACTTCTCACAACGCGTCACGCCCTTGTTGCAGGATCGGGAGAGCTTCTGGACACCACAGTACCGCCAGGCATATGAGCATACCGAGCAAGCAGCAATCAGCTTACTGGTTGACCTCATGGCTCAAAGCACCCCCGATCAGCGCCAGCGCCTGACCGAGAAAATCTCTGACGTGCGCAACGACTTCGCCAATTTGAGTTGTCTGAAAGAGGCACCACAGCTAACGCAGTAG